One genomic segment of Microbacterium sp. ProA8 includes these proteins:
- a CDS encoding FAD-dependent oxidoreductase, with protein MTEHVPYLVVGAGAMGLATTWQLARRGHRVLTLERFERGHSHGASHGATRNFNNAYAAPHYLDLLALARTEWDELSRTTGEPLLRLHGLVTHGDDAVVAQVHDALVERGERAEILGAGDAGRRWSGMRFAGDVLFTPDAGVVRAAAALGALERGARRLGADIRFGHRVIALEERDDGVALTIDDGERRYDVVADTAVVTSGAWTPGILPASFPLPRLTVTEESPAHFAAISPDAPWPSFNHFVDPDRGPIGNVYGMPTPGEGVKVGLHHVGPVVDPDQRTFRPVPELAAALRDYVAEWFPGLDPDSAEPISCTYTSTDSEDFVLDRRGRIVVGAGFSGHGFKFTPAVGSVLADLAADGTVRAAEAFRIR; from the coding sequence GTGACCGAGCATGTTCCGTATCTCGTCGTCGGCGCCGGTGCGATGGGACTCGCCACCACGTGGCAGCTCGCCCGCCGCGGCCACCGGGTGCTCACCCTCGAACGGTTCGAACGCGGCCACTCGCATGGCGCGTCGCACGGTGCGACCCGCAACTTCAACAACGCCTACGCCGCGCCGCACTACCTGGACCTGCTCGCCCTCGCCCGCACCGAGTGGGACGAGCTCTCGCGCACGACCGGCGAGCCGCTGCTGCGGCTGCACGGGCTGGTCACCCACGGCGACGATGCGGTGGTGGCCCAGGTGCACGACGCGCTCGTCGAACGCGGTGAGCGTGCCGAGATCCTCGGGGCGGGTGATGCCGGGCGGCGCTGGAGCGGGATGCGGTTCGCCGGCGACGTGCTGTTCACGCCCGATGCCGGTGTCGTGCGGGCGGCGGCGGCCCTCGGCGCTCTCGAGCGCGGCGCGCGCCGCCTGGGCGCCGACATCCGTTTCGGCCACCGCGTCATCGCCCTCGAGGAACGCGACGACGGCGTCGCCCTCACGATCGACGACGGCGAGCGCCGCTACGACGTCGTGGCCGACACGGCGGTGGTCACCTCGGGCGCCTGGACCCCCGGCATCCTGCCCGCGTCCTTCCCGCTCCCCCGGCTCACGGTGACCGAAGAGAGCCCAGCGCACTTCGCCGCGATCTCACCGGATGCCCCGTGGCCGTCGTTCAACCACTTCGTCGATCCTGACCGGGGGCCGATCGGCAACGTGTACGGCATGCCTACGCCGGGCGAGGGCGTGAAAGTGGGCCTCCACCACGTCGGACCCGTCGTCGACCCCGACCAGCGGACGTTCCGGCCGGTGCCCGAGCTCGCTGCCGCCTTGCGCGACTACGTCGCCGAGTGGTTCCCGGGACTGGACCCCGATTCGGCCGAGCCGATCAGCTGCACGTACACTTCGACGGATTCCGAGGATTTCGTGCTCGATCGCCGGGGCCGCATCGTCGTCGGCGCGGGCTTCTCGGGCCACGGCTTCAAGTTCACGCCGGCGGTCGGATCGGTGCTCGCCGACCTCGCGGCCGACGGCACGGTCCGAGCCGCGGAGGCGTTCCGGATCCGTTGA
- a CDS encoding TMEM175 family protein has product MIRQRQHPAATQRTTRLEAFTDGVFAIAATLLVLDLTTHTLGQVDSDADMWSALGGMSELFVNFVLSFALLCILWMVHVQQFEHIARVDSMMLWLNNARLLFIVLVPFATGLMTEYEQYYAGRLAMPVTFFLAILVSWVQWQWAVRHRETMLPDMSAADAAAYGRGSLSALIISAAVVILSPWIGSIAFLLFLLDGVFTRALRGKGA; this is encoded by the coding sequence ATGATCAGGCAGCGGCAGCACCCTGCGGCGACACAGCGGACGACCCGCCTCGAGGCCTTCACCGACGGCGTCTTCGCGATCGCGGCGACGCTCCTGGTGCTCGACCTGACGACGCACACGCTCGGCCAGGTCGACTCCGACGCCGACATGTGGTCGGCGCTGGGCGGCATGTCCGAGCTGTTCGTCAACTTCGTGCTCAGCTTCGCGCTGCTGTGCATCCTGTGGATGGTGCACGTGCAGCAGTTCGAGCACATCGCCCGCGTGGATTCCATGATGCTGTGGCTCAACAACGCGCGGCTGCTGTTCATCGTGCTGGTGCCGTTCGCGACCGGGCTGATGACGGAGTACGAGCAGTACTACGCGGGCCGGCTCGCGATGCCGGTCACCTTCTTCCTGGCGATCCTGGTCAGCTGGGTGCAGTGGCAGTGGGCGGTCCGCCATCGCGAGACCATGCTGCCCGACATGAGCGCCGCGGATGCCGCCGCCTACGGTCGCGGCTCGCTCAGCGCTCTGATCATCAGCGCCGCAGTGGTCATCCTGTCGCCGTGGATCGGGTCGATCGCGTTCCTGCTGTTCCTGCTGGACGGCGTCTTCACGCGGGCGCTGCGCGGCAAGGGCGCCTGA
- a CDS encoding MFS transporter — protein sequence MTDTSLALRTRRPRPFALVVAAASVPMFMATLDNLVMTNALPVLHSEMGASVEELQWFVNAYTLSFASAILIASALGDRFGRRTLFAIGIAVFGAGSVLAALSTDPGQLIAARAVQGLGAAGVMPLSLALLSGAVPPARRALAIGIWGGVSGLGVAVGPLVGGAIMEGWDWQAIFWINVPVALIAIPLALMVLNNDFGARARIDVPGAVLAAAGVLALVHAIVRGNDDGWDSVGVIVEIVVGALLIAAFLVWQLRAKAPLMPLRLFRDRSFSITNVVGFAFSFGTFGSVFILIQYLQVVQGSTPLEAAVQTTPWTLAPMIVAPIAGILAPRVGTRVLLVLGLALQGAALTWIAAIMSTDLDYPALIVPFVMAGVGMALVFAPSATALLATLGLVDHAKASGVNSTVRELGVALGTAVMTAIFVSAGGELLPDLYVDAARPAVFTGAAVLLAATVVALWLPSGRATDAAPAGPADPGLAENDAVALEPAAAR from the coding sequence ATGACCGACACCTCCCTCGCCCTGCGCACGCGACGACCGCGCCCGTTCGCGCTCGTGGTGGCCGCGGCATCCGTCCCGATGTTCATGGCCACCCTCGACAACCTCGTCATGACCAACGCCCTCCCCGTTCTGCACAGTGAGATGGGGGCGAGCGTCGAGGAGCTGCAGTGGTTCGTGAACGCGTACACACTGTCGTTCGCCAGTGCGATCCTCATCGCCTCGGCGCTCGGCGACCGCTTCGGGCGGCGCACGCTGTTCGCGATCGGCATCGCGGTCTTCGGCGCGGGCTCCGTGCTCGCCGCCCTCAGCACCGACCCTGGGCAGCTCATCGCGGCCCGCGCCGTGCAGGGTCTGGGCGCGGCGGGCGTGATGCCGCTGTCGCTGGCGCTCCTGAGCGGGGCAGTTCCGCCCGCGCGGCGGGCGCTGGCCATCGGCATCTGGGGCGGCGTCTCCGGGCTGGGCGTCGCTGTCGGGCCGCTCGTCGGCGGCGCGATCATGGAGGGATGGGACTGGCAGGCGATCTTCTGGATCAACGTGCCCGTCGCCCTCATCGCGATTCCGCTCGCCCTGATGGTGCTCAACAACGACTTCGGCGCACGAGCCCGCATCGACGTCCCCGGCGCCGTGCTCGCCGCAGCCGGTGTGCTGGCACTCGTCCACGCGATCGTGCGCGGCAACGACGACGGCTGGGACTCGGTCGGGGTCATCGTCGAGATCGTCGTCGGCGCGCTCCTCATCGCCGCGTTCCTGGTGTGGCAGCTGCGCGCGAAGGCCCCGCTGATGCCGCTGCGGCTGTTCCGCGACCGCTCGTTCTCGATCACGAACGTCGTCGGCTTCGCGTTCAGCTTCGGCACCTTCGGCTCGGTGTTCATCCTCATCCAGTACCTGCAGGTCGTGCAGGGCTCGACCCCGCTCGAGGCCGCCGTGCAGACCACACCGTGGACGCTCGCGCCGATGATCGTCGCCCCGATCGCCGGCATCCTCGCCCCCCGCGTGGGCACGCGGGTGCTGCTGGTGCTCGGCCTCGCCCTGCAGGGTGCGGCGCTCACCTGGATCGCGGCGATCATGTCGACCGACCTCGACTACCCGGCGCTCATCGTGCCGTTCGTGATGGCCGGCGTCGGCATGGCGCTCGTGTTCGCCCCCTCGGCGACCGCCCTGCTCGCCACCCTCGGGCTCGTCGACCACGCGAAGGCGTCCGGTGTGAACTCCACTGTCCGCGAACTCGGCGTCGCCCTCGGCACCGCCGTGATGACCGCCATCTTCGTCAGCGCCGGCGGCGAGCTCCTGCCCGATCTCTACGTCGACGCGGCGCGGCCGGCGGTGTTCACCGGCGCCGCGGTGCTCCTCGCCGCCACGGTCGTGGCGCTGTGGCTCCCGTCGGGCAGGGCGACGGATGCCGCGCCCGCCGGCCCCGCAGACCCGGGCCTGGCCGAGAACGACGCCGTCGCGCTCGAGCCGGCCGCCGCGCGCTGA
- a CDS encoding TetR/AcrR family transcriptional regulator: protein MTSAQRDGSGAAALDEPAETGKRLSSDERRRQILVAAMAVFGTRGYEGATTDEVARAAGVSQPYVVRLFGSKENLFLAAIEDALTRLLAAFRAALAEDDGGADSDGPTAAKRIGQAYVDLIEVRGLHQTLAHAYLLGSNPVIGAAARRGFASVWRFFRDEMGLSADEARAFMAEGMLISTMIGLRIVDDYGSDPQITELFRSCFPTELPHVLDVLPRGTERW, encoded by the coding sequence ATGACTTCTGCGCAGCGCGATGGCAGCGGCGCCGCCGCTCTCGATGAGCCCGCCGAGACGGGCAAGCGCCTGTCGTCCGACGAGCGGCGCCGGCAGATCCTCGTGGCCGCGATGGCCGTGTTCGGCACCCGCGGGTACGAGGGCGCGACCACCGATGAGGTCGCGCGTGCGGCCGGAGTCAGCCAGCCGTACGTGGTGCGGCTGTTCGGCTCGAAGGAGAACCTCTTCCTCGCGGCCATCGAGGACGCCCTGACACGGCTGCTGGCGGCGTTCCGCGCCGCGCTCGCCGAGGACGACGGCGGGGCCGACAGCGACGGGCCCACCGCGGCCAAACGCATCGGGCAGGCCTACGTCGATCTGATCGAGGTGCGCGGGCTGCACCAGACGCTCGCGCACGCGTACCTCCTGGGCAGCAATCCGGTCATCGGGGCCGCCGCGCGCCGCGGGTTCGCCTCGGTCTGGCGGTTCTTCCGCGACGAGATGGGGCTCAGCGCCGACGAGGCCCGCGCATTCATGGCCGAGGGCATGCTCATCAGCACGATGATCGGGCTGCGCATCGTCGACGACTACGGCTCGGACCCGCAGATCACCGAGCTGTTCCGCTCGTGCTTCCCCACCGAGCTGCCCCACGTTCTCGACGTCCTGCCTCGAGGCACCGAGCGCTGGTAG
- a CDS encoding DUF2277 domain-containing protein, producing the protein MCRNIHTLHNFEPAASSDEVHAAALQYVRKIAGTTKPSKANQDAFDRAVHDIAHITQHLLDDLVAVTPPKNREEEAAKARERAIKSGRYAAPAA; encoded by the coding sequence ATGTGCCGGAACATCCACACGCTCCACAACTTCGAGCCCGCGGCCAGCTCCGACGAGGTGCATGCGGCCGCCCTGCAGTACGTGCGCAAGATCGCGGGCACCACGAAGCCCTCGAAGGCGAACCAGGACGCGTTCGACCGTGCCGTCCACGACATCGCGCACATCACGCAGCACCTGCTCGACGACCTCGTGGCGGTGACGCCTCCGAAGAATCGCGAGGAAGAGGCCGCCAAGGCGCGCGAGCGGGCCATCAAGTCGGGACGCTACGCCGCGCCCGCCGCCTGA
- a CDS encoding ATP-binding cassette domain-containing protein gives MGYIDIAAVSYALPDGRPLLDEVSFRVGEGSTTALIGQNGAGKTTLLRIIRDEVPALSGVVSIDGGLGVMDQFVGHGGAGQTIHDLLIAVAPDRVRRAARELEDAEAAIIERDDLDTQMRYAGALADYAEAGGYEYETVWDTCTTAALGIPFSRARFRELTTLSGGEQKRLALEALLRGPDQVLLLDEPDNYLDVPGKRWLEERLRETPKTVLLVSHDRELLARAADRIVTLEVGGAGSTAWVHGGGFGSYHRARDDRMARLDELRRRWDEQHVKLKELVAALKVKATANDTFTSRYRAAQTRLRKFEEAGPPQERPREQDLDVRLRGARTGRRAVVAEQLELTGLMKPFDLEVWFGDRVAVLGSNGSGKSHFLRLLARGGTDPDGRLGHLTTTGAALDAVAHTGRAILGARVVPGWFAQTHRHPEFDGKTLLDILHRGEDARSGLPREAASSALDRYGLVAQAEQTFDSLSGGQQARFQILLLELSGATLLLLDEPTDNLDLVSAEALQDALARFEGTVLAVTHDRWLAKSFDRFLVFGSDGRVFESDQPVWDETRVARAR, from the coding sequence GTGGGTTACATCGACATCGCCGCCGTCTCGTATGCGCTGCCGGATGGGCGGCCGCTGCTCGACGAGGTCTCGTTCCGCGTCGGCGAGGGCTCGACCACCGCGCTGATCGGGCAGAACGGCGCCGGCAAGACCACGCTGCTGCGGATCATCCGCGACGAGGTCCCGGCGCTCTCGGGCGTCGTCTCGATCGACGGCGGGCTGGGCGTGATGGACCAGTTCGTCGGCCACGGCGGTGCCGGCCAGACCATCCACGATCTCCTCATCGCCGTCGCGCCCGACCGCGTGCGTCGCGCCGCTCGTGAGCTCGAAGACGCCGAGGCCGCCATCATCGAGCGCGACGACCTCGACACGCAGATGCGGTACGCCGGAGCCCTGGCGGACTACGCCGAGGCAGGCGGCTACGAGTACGAGACCGTCTGGGACACCTGCACGACGGCGGCTCTCGGCATCCCGTTCTCGCGTGCCCGGTTCCGCGAGCTGACGACGCTGTCGGGCGGCGAGCAGAAGCGGCTCGCGCTCGAGGCCCTGCTGCGCGGGCCCGACCAGGTGCTGCTGCTCGACGAGCCCGACAACTACCTCGACGTGCCCGGCAAGCGATGGCTCGAGGAGCGCCTGCGCGAGACGCCGAAGACCGTGCTGCTGGTCTCGCACGACCGCGAGCTGCTGGCGCGCGCCGCCGATCGCATCGTGACACTCGAGGTCGGCGGTGCGGGCAGCACCGCGTGGGTGCACGGCGGCGGGTTCGGCAGCTATCACCGCGCGCGCGACGACCGGATGGCGCGCCTCGACGAACTGCGGCGGCGCTGGGACGAGCAGCACGTCAAGCTCAAGGAGCTGGTGGCCGCCCTCAAGGTGAAGGCCACGGCGAACGACACCTTCACCTCTCGCTACCGCGCCGCGCAGACGCGCCTGCGCAAGTTCGAAGAGGCCGGCCCGCCGCAGGAGCGCCCGCGCGAGCAGGACCTCGATGTGCGCCTACGCGGGGCGCGTACCGGGCGACGGGCGGTCGTCGCCGAGCAGCTGGAGCTCACCGGCCTCATGAAGCCGTTCGACCTGGAGGTGTGGTTCGGCGACCGGGTCGCGGTGCTGGGCTCGAACGGCTCCGGAAAGTCGCACTTCCTGCGCCTCCTGGCCCGCGGCGGCACCGACCCGGACGGCCGGCTCGGGCACCTCACGACGACCGGCGCGGCGCTGGATGCGGTCGCGCACACCGGCCGCGCGATCCTCGGTGCGCGGGTCGTGCCGGGGTGGTTCGCGCAGACCCATCGCCACCCCGAGTTCGACGGCAAGACGCTGCTCGACATCCTGCATCGCGGCGAGGATGCGCGCAGCGGTCTGCCGCGCGAGGCCGCCAGCAGCGCGCTGGATCGCTACGGCCTCGTCGCCCAGGCGGAGCAGACGTTCGACAGCTTGTCGGGCGGGCAGCAGGCGCGATTCCAGATCCTGCTGCTCGAGCTCTCGGGCGCGACGCTGCTGCTGCTGGACGAGCCGACCGACAACCTCGACCTCGTCTCGGCCGAGGCGCTGCAGGACGCCCTCGCCCGCTTCGAGGGCACCGTCCTCGCCGTCACGCACGACCGGTGGCTCGCGAAGTCCTTCGACCGCTTCCTGGTGTTCGGCTCCGACGGGCGCGTCTTCGAGTCGGACCAGCCGGTCTGGGACGAGACGCGCGTCGCGCGGGCGCGCTGA
- a CDS encoding GuaB3 family IMP dehydrogenase-related protein — MDIELGRAKRARRAYTFDDIAVVPSRRTRNPEDVSTTWTIDAFSFDIPVLGAPMDSVVSPRTAIMLGQLGGLGVLDLEGLWTRYDDPEPLLAEIAGLEKAAATRRMQELYAEPIKPELVRDRLAEIRAAGVTVAGALTPQRTQELYETVVAAGVDLFVIRGTTVSAEHVSSVDQPLNLKKFIYDLDVPVIVGGASTYTAALHLMRTGAAGVLVGFGGGAASTTRVTLGLHAPMATAVADVAGARRDYLDESGGRYVHVIADGGVGTSGDIVKAIAMGADAVMLGVALARATDAPGQGFHWGPEAHHSRLPRGRRVKVDQVASLEEILYGPAPVADGTANLMGALRKSMATTGYSDLKEFQRVEVVVAPYAAG; from the coding sequence ATGGACATCGAGCTCGGCCGGGCCAAGCGCGCGCGTCGCGCCTACACGTTCGACGACATCGCGGTGGTGCCGTCGCGGCGCACCCGCAACCCTGAGGACGTCTCGACGACGTGGACGATCGACGCGTTCAGCTTCGACATCCCGGTGCTCGGCGCCCCCATGGATTCGGTCGTGAGCCCGCGCACCGCGATCATGCTCGGCCAGCTCGGCGGCCTCGGCGTCCTCGACCTCGAAGGCCTCTGGACGCGCTACGACGACCCGGAGCCGCTCCTGGCCGAGATCGCCGGCCTCGAGAAGGCCGCCGCGACCCGCCGCATGCAGGAGCTCTACGCCGAGCCCATCAAGCCCGAGCTCGTGCGCGACCGCCTCGCCGAGATCCGTGCGGCCGGCGTCACCGTCGCCGGCGCGCTCACCCCGCAGCGCACGCAGGAGCTGTACGAGACCGTCGTCGCCGCCGGGGTCGACCTGTTCGTGATCCGCGGCACCACGGTGTCGGCTGAGCACGTGTCGAGCGTCGACCAGCCCCTCAACCTCAAGAAGTTCATCTACGACCTCGACGTCCCGGTGATCGTCGGCGGCGCGTCGACGTACACGGCGGCGCTGCACCTCATGCGCACCGGCGCCGCCGGCGTGCTCGTCGGATTCGGCGGGGGAGCGGCATCCACCACCCGCGTGACGCTCGGCCTGCACGCCCCGATGGCGACCGCCGTCGCGGACGTCGCCGGAGCGCGCCGCGACTACCTCGACGAGTCGGGCGGACGCTACGTGCACGTCATCGCCGACGGCGGCGTGGGCACGTCGGGCGACATCGTCAAGGCGATCGCGATGGGCGCCGACGCCGTCATGCTGGGCGTGGCGCTTGCGCGCGCGACGGATGCCCCGGGCCAGGGCTTCCACTGGGGTCCCGAGGCGCACCACTCCCGGCTGCCCCGCGGCCGCCGCGTGAAGGTCGACCAGGTCGCCTCGCTCGAGGAGATCCTCTACGGCCCGGCGCCGGTCGCCGACGGCACCGCGAACCTCATGGGCGCGCTGCGCAAGTCGATGGCGACGACCGGATACTCCGATCTCAAGGAGTTCCAGCGGGTCGAGGTCGTCGTCGCGCCGTACGCCGCGGGATGA
- a CDS encoding SURF1 family cytochrome oxidase biogenesis protein encodes MLRPRWIGMLLLCLVVAGVFAWLGQWQLGRAVVTNPVPPGATEEVQDLADVAAPGEYLPEPLVGQRVETAGSWVPGDFVIVQSRFNDGVEGFWVTGQLRLDPDRTETFGPTSLAVALGWAASEDEARAAIDELEEEASRSSAEDAVEVTGRLISDEGPVLPPRGSDPQTLTRMSPAALLGQWHDVEGLFVYRPYLASEDAFAGLDAISSPAPAEGSGVNWLNIFYALEWAVFAGFAFYLWYRLAKDAWEKETEDFEDDRRESGGEPEPSAS; translated from the coding sequence ATGCTGCGACCCCGCTGGATCGGGATGCTGCTGCTCTGCCTCGTGGTGGCGGGAGTGTTCGCCTGGCTCGGGCAGTGGCAGCTGGGTCGTGCGGTGGTGACGAATCCGGTTCCTCCCGGTGCGACCGAGGAGGTTCAGGATCTCGCAGACGTCGCGGCGCCCGGCGAGTACCTTCCCGAGCCCCTCGTGGGCCAGCGGGTGGAGACGGCCGGCAGCTGGGTGCCCGGCGACTTCGTCATCGTGCAGTCGCGGTTCAACGACGGCGTCGAGGGCTTCTGGGTGACCGGTCAGCTGCGCCTCGACCCCGACCGCACGGAGACCTTCGGACCGACGTCGCTCGCAGTGGCCCTCGGGTGGGCCGCCAGCGAGGACGAGGCTCGTGCTGCCATCGACGAGCTCGAGGAGGAGGCATCCAGGTCTTCCGCGGAAGACGCCGTCGAGGTGACGGGTCGCCTCATCTCGGACGAAGGTCCGGTGCTGCCGCCGCGCGGCAGCGACCCGCAGACCCTGACGCGCATGTCGCCGGCGGCCCTGCTCGGTCAGTGGCACGACGTCGAGGGGCTCTTCGTCTACCGTCCGTACCTGGCATCGGAGGACGCGTTCGCCGGCCTCGATGCGATCTCGTCGCCGGCGCCCGCCGAGGGCTCGGGCGTCAACTGGCTGAACATCTTCTACGCACTCGAATGGGCCGTCTTCGCCGGCTTCGCGTTCTACCTCTGGTACCGCCTCGCGAAGGATGCCTGGGAGAAGGAGACCGAGGACTTCGAGGACGACCGGCGCGAGTCGGGGGGCGAACCGGAGCCCTCGGCATCCTGA
- a CDS encoding DUF3817 domain-containing protein, whose translation MPRAPKLASFPAIRGALKFYQICSIITGTMLLLLVAEMIGKYALGYELFLGGSGGFLWFAPVVETASGLESTGDGFNLSLGILVAHGWFYVVYLISCFRVWSLMRWNLLRLAMLAAGGIVPLLSFFMEARVARDVKTYLSEREAAELHTRAEHSSAADSLPTPAPAMPTENKR comes from the coding sequence ATGCCCCGCGCCCCGAAGCTCGCTTCCTTTCCGGCGATCCGCGGAGCCCTGAAGTTCTACCAGATCTGCTCGATCATCACGGGCACGATGCTGCTCCTGCTGGTGGCCGAGATGATCGGCAAGTACGCGCTCGGCTACGAGCTGTTCCTGGGCGGCTCCGGTGGATTCCTCTGGTTCGCGCCCGTCGTCGAGACGGCCTCCGGCCTCGAGTCCACGGGTGACGGGTTCAACCTGTCGCTCGGCATCCTCGTCGCCCACGGCTGGTTCTACGTGGTCTACCTGATCTCGTGCTTCCGCGTGTGGAGCCTGATGCGCTGGAACCTCCTGCGCCTCGCCATGCTCGCCGCGGGTGGCATCGTGCCGCTGCTGTCGTTCTTCATGGAGGCGCGCGTCGCGCGCGACGTGAAGACGTACCTCTCCGAGCGCGAGGCCGCTGAGCTGCACACGCGCGCCGAGCACTCTTCCGCTGCTGATTCCCTTCCGACCCCCGCCCCCGCCATGCCGACGGAGAACAAGCGTTGA
- the guaA gene encoding glutamine-hydrolyzing GMP synthase has translation MTQSLSETGTDTSQRPVLVVDFGAQYAQLIARRVREAGVYSEIVPHTASAADIAAKNPVGIILSGGPSSVYEEGAPALDTDVFDLGVPTLGICYGFQVMAQALGGEVAHTGLREYGATDAAVTGDGGVLLGGQPVEQNVWMSHGDQVAKAPEGFEVLASTGATPVAAFGSDERRLYGVQWHPEVKHTDYGQNVIENFLHKAAGLAADWNSGNVIAEQVERIRAQIGTGRVISALSGGVDSAVSTALVHEAVGDQLTAIFVDHGLLRKGEREQVENDYVASTGVRLITIDAREQFLNALEGVSDPEQKRKIIGREFIRSFEAAERELVAEAAADGEPIRFLVQGTLYPDVVESGGGTGTANIKSHHNVGGLPEDLQFELVEPLRTLFKDEVRAIGRELGLPEAIVARQPFPGPGLGIRIVGEVTADRLEILRDADAIAREELTKAGLDGEIWQCPVVLLADVRSVGVQGDGRTYGHPIVLRPVSSEDAMTADWTRLPYDVLSKISNRITNEVREVNRVVLDVTSKPPGTIEWE, from the coding sequence TTGACCCAGAGCCTTTCAGAAACAGGGACCGACACCTCCCAGCGCCCCGTTCTCGTCGTCGACTTCGGAGCCCAGTACGCGCAGCTCATCGCGCGACGGGTGCGCGAGGCCGGCGTCTACAGCGAGATCGTGCCCCACACCGCGAGCGCCGCCGACATCGCGGCGAAGAACCCGGTCGGCATCATCCTGTCGGGCGGTCCGTCGTCGGTCTACGAAGAGGGTGCCCCGGCGCTCGACACCGACGTCTTCGACCTCGGCGTGCCGACGCTCGGCATCTGCTACGGCTTCCAGGTGATGGCGCAGGCGCTCGGCGGCGAGGTCGCACACACCGGACTCCGCGAGTACGGAGCGACGGATGCCGCGGTCACGGGTGACGGCGGCGTGCTGCTGGGCGGCCAGCCGGTGGAGCAGAACGTCTGGATGAGCCACGGCGACCAGGTCGCCAAGGCGCCCGAGGGCTTCGAGGTCCTCGCCTCGACCGGAGCGACCCCGGTGGCCGCGTTCGGCAGCGACGAGCGTCGCCTGTACGGAGTGCAGTGGCACCCCGAGGTCAAGCACACCGACTACGGGCAGAACGTCATCGAGAACTTCCTGCACAAGGCAGCGGGCCTCGCGGCCGACTGGAACAGCGGCAACGTCATCGCCGAGCAGGTCGAGCGCATCCGTGCGCAGATCGGCACCGGTCGCGTGATCTCCGCCCTGTCGGGCGGCGTCGATTCCGCGGTCTCGACCGCGCTCGTCCACGAGGCCGTCGGCGACCAGCTCACCGCGATCTTCGTCGACCACGGGCTGCTGCGGAAGGGCGAGCGCGAGCAGGTCGAGAACGACTACGTCGCCTCGACGGGTGTGCGCCTCATCACGATCGACGCGCGCGAGCAGTTCCTGAACGCGCTCGAGGGCGTCAGCGACCCCGAGCAGAAGCGCAAGATCATCGGCCGCGAGTTCATCCGCTCGTTCGAGGCCGCAGAGCGCGAACTCGTCGCCGAGGCCGCGGCCGACGGCGAGCCCATCCGCTTCCTGGTGCAGGGCACCCTGTACCCCGACGTCGTCGAGTCCGGCGGCGGCACGGGCACCGCGAACATCAAGTCGCACCACAACGTCGGCGGGCTCCCCGAAGACCTGCAGTTCGAGCTCGTCGAGCCCCTGCGCACGCTGTTCAAGGACGAGGTGCGAGCCATCGGCCGCGAGCTCGGACTCCCGGAGGCGATCGTCGCCCGCCAGCCGTTTCCGGGCCCCGGCCTCGGCATCCGGATCGTGGGTGAGGTCACCGCTGACCGCCTCGAGATTCTGCGCGACGCCGACGCCATCGCGCGCGAAGAACTGACGAAGGCCGGCCTCGACGGCGAGATCTGGCAGTGCCCGGTCGTGCTGCTCGCCGACGTCCGTTCGGTGGGCGTGCAGGGCGACGGGCGCACCTACGGGCACCCGATCGTGCTGCGTCCGGTGTCGTCCGAAGACGCGATGACCGCCGATTGGACGCGCCTGCCCTACGACGTGCTGTCGAAGATCTCGAACCGCATCACCAACGAGGTGCGCGAGGTCAACCGCGTCGTGCTCGACGTCACGTCGAAGCCGCCGGGCACCATCGAGTGGGAGTGA